The genomic segment GGTTGGAAAGGTGCAGGTCGGCGAGCGAAATCTTGTTCGACGGCAACACCGATCCCAATGTCGATTTAGGAGCGTAAGTCGTTTTGACCAAGGATGTTACCCGAGGCTGAACGGGGGCGGCCTTAAGGGCGATCGCCGGCAGCGTGAATTGCTTCTTCAGGTTTTCGACGTTCACGGCGGCGGCTTGAGCGAGCGAAGCGGTTGCAGTCTTCGTCGGTTGTTTTGCTGCGGCCGTGATCGTGGCTGGTTTTTCGATCTTCACTTGGGCCGCTGGTTTGGTGACCGGCTTCGCCACGACGGCCTGCGGCTGCTCGATCGTGATGATGATCGCGGCGACCGGCTTAACCTTTTCCGGGATTCGGACGGGAAGCTTTTTCGTCGGCAGCGCGATATTGCGATGAATATCGATCGCTTTCCGACTGGTTTCGGTCAGCCATTTTTCTTGGGGCGAGCTGGCGAACGAAGCGGGCTTCACCCCGGAGCGTTCCGCAAATCGATGTGCCGATTTGCTCGGACCGGCCGGTCGATCGCTCGCCACACCGGCGGCGACCATCGAAGAAGCTAATGTGCAGAGCAACGCAAATAGGGCTACAGGCGCGCGATTCATCCCGCCGTCTCCTTAAGGGCAAAAATCCTCCGTGCATCTCGCACGACTGCCCTCCTAGATAGCGAATTCGCTAAGGCAGCTAGCAAGAGTATCGGAAGCAATCAACTTCCTCTGTTAGGCAAACCGTGAAGGTCGCGTTGTGCGTTTTGAATGCGTTGATCGGGTGGTTTACGTTGCTCTGAAGGCGCCGCAAGAAGGCTGGGAGCGTGGAAAATAGCGCGTCACCGTCACTGTCGGAAGTCGTGGCACCGACGACATCCCGAAGTGTTCCGCTTAGCCAACTGCAGGGTTCTTATTCGAGGTGTGCAGGATATGAAATCAGTCGTACTTGGTTCGATGTTGGCCGGGGCTTTAGGTGCTGCGCTCGTACTCGTGTTGCACGATGGCGAGCAGTTGCCGCGCGCGGGAGCGCAGGATCTTTTTCTTCCGCCCGCCACGTCGGCCCCACCGCCGGTTCGCACCTTGCCGCAGGTTCCCAAGGTCGTGGCTCTGCCGCTCCCCTCTGCCGAACTCCCGAGGATCGAACCTTTAACCGGGCCGGCCGACGAATCGGCTGCCGGCCCGCAACTTCCCGGAGCGGCGAATGAATCGGAATTTACGCTCGAAGAGCAAGTGAATATCGCGGTCTACGAGAACTGCAATCGAAGCGTCGTGAACATTAACACGAAAGTCGTCACGGAAACCTTGTTCTTCGACATTCCTTCCGAAGGTGCCGGTTCCGGTTCCGTGCTCGATCGCAACGGCCACATTCTCACGAATTTCCACGTGGTCGATGAAGCCCAATCGATTCAAGTGACGCTCTTCGATGGAAGCACCTACTCCGCGTCGCTCGTCGGCAAAGATCCGACGAATGATGTCGCCGTGCTGCGGATCGATGCTCCGCCCGAATCGCTCTTCCCGGTCACGATCGGCGAATCGACCCGACTAAAGGTCGGGCAGTCGGTTTACGCGATCGGCAACCCATTCGGCCTCGAACGGACCCTCACGACGGGGATCATCTCAAGCCTCAATCGTTCGCTGCCGGGCCGGAGCGGGCGCACCATGAAGTCGATCATCCAGATCGACGCCGCGATCAATCCCGGTAACTCCGGTGGGCCGCTGTTGGATAGCCGTGGCCGGTTGATCGGCATGAATACGGCGATCGCCAGCCGAACCGGTCAAAACACGGGCGTCGGCTTTGCCATCGCTTCGAACACGATTGCCCGCGTTGTGCCGATGTTGATCGAAAAGGGGCAAGTCGTCCGGCCGGAAGTGGGAATCACGAAGGTGTTCCAAACCGATGGGGGCTTGCGCGTGGCTGGTTTGATGAGAGACGGCCCCGCCGAACAAGCGGGCCTCCGTGGTCCGCAAATCATCCGACAAAAGAAGCGACAAGGGCCGTTCATGGTCGAGGCGCAGAAGCTTGATCTCGCCTCGGCAGACCTGATTACGGGCGTCAACGGACAGCCTATCAAGACCGGCGACGATTTCTTGTCGCTCGTCGAAGCGCACCCGCCCGGCACGACCATTATCTTAAACGTCGTGCGGGATGACCAGTCGATCGAGGTTCCGGTGCGGCTAGGTTTTAGTCGTTGACGTATCGGGAAACCGATCCGTCAGCACGACCTCCTCGTAAGCGAGTTGGCCGCCGCGCACTTGCGGCTCCTTCAACTTCTTGCCGATGACCAACAGCATGCCGATCACATGGTCGGCCGGCAAGTTGATGATCTTCGCGACGGCGTCGGGATCGAAGCCGACGAGCGCACCGCTATCGTAGCCGAGCGCTTTGGCCGCGAGCATCAGCGTTTGGGAAGCGATGCCGATCGAGCGCATCGCTTCGTCGCGCTGAAGTTGTTCTTTGCCTTGGTAGCACTGGCGAATCATCGGCACCAAGTAACCGCGGGCC from the Planctomycetia bacterium genome contains:
- a CDS encoding trypsin-like peptidase domain-containing protein; this encodes MLAGALGAALVLVLHDGEQLPRAGAQDLFLPPATSAPPPVRTLPQVPKVVALPLPSAELPRIEPLTGPADESAAGPQLPGAANESEFTLEEQVNIAVYENCNRSVVNINTKVVTETLFFDIPSEGAGSGSVLDRNGHILTNFHVVDEAQSIQVTLFDGSTYSASLVGKDPTNDVAVLRIDAPPESLFPVTIGESTRLKVGQSVYAIGNPFGLERTLTTGIISSLNRSLPGRSGRTMKSIIQIDAAINPGNSGGPLLDSRGRLIGMNTAIASRTGQNTGVGFAIASNTIARVVPMLIEKGQVVRPEVGITKVFQTDGGLRVAGLMRDGPAEQAGLRGPQIIRQKKRQGPFMVEAQKLDLASADLITGVNGQPIKTGDDFLSLVEAHPPGTTIILNVVRDDQSIEVPVRLGFSR
- a CDS encoding nitroreductase family protein, with protein sequence MHIFSAIEQRRSIKHFDPSFQMPAEDERRLMELALLSPTSFNIQNWRFVIVRDPALKKQVRAAAWNQAQIEEAQLTIALCADLNAWDKEPERYWCNAHEKARGYLVPMIRQCYQGKEQLQRDEAMRSIGIASQTLMLAAKALGYDSGALVGFDPDAVAKIINLPADHVIGMLLVIGKKLKEPQVRGGQLAYEEVVLTDRFPDTSTTKT